CGCCGAACGGGCGGATCGCGCCTTCCACCTCCAGCCCGTAGGCGCGCGAATCGCCCACCGTGGTGAAGTTGCTGCCGTTGGACAGGAAGGCCTGGAACGGGGAGTTCTTGAAGGTGTTGTAGAACGCGGTCAGGTACAGGTCGTAGGCGCTGGCGCCGGACTTCAATCCCAGCTCGTACTGGTCGACCTCCTGCACCTTGGTCTGCCCGTCGCGCAGGTTGTCGAAGCCGGGGAACTTGACCCCGGAATTGACCCGCGCGAACAGGCTGTTGTGCTCGTCGAGCTTGAAGTTCAGGCCCGCCGTCCACGACACCGCGTCGTCGTCCTGGTCGATGCGCCGCGCGCTCGGCAACGAGATCGAGGTGGCGTTGTCGTAGAGCGTGGCCGGATTGCCGTCCAGGTCCACGGTGGCGGTGTCGTGCACCGTGCCGGTGACGCTCTGCCGCTCGTAGCGCACGCCCAGGTCCAGGCGCAGGCGCTCGTCCAGTTCCCATTCGTCGGCCACGAACACCGCGGTGTTCTCGCCGTCGTAGTGCGCGCGCAGGGCGAAGAAGGCGGTGCTGGTGAAGCCCTCGCGGGTCGGCTGGCGGCCGTCGGCCAGGTCCACGTCGATGCGCCGCGCATGGTTCTGCGCGGTCAGCAGCATGGTGTTGCCCAGGTACCAGGTGTCGTTGGAGGAGTACTTGGCGTAGTAGCTGCCGATGGTGAGGGTGTTGCCGGCGAACAGTTCGCGGCTCAGGCGCAGGTCGTTGGTGAAGGAGTTCAGGCGCTTGTCCACCGACCACCAGCCGGCTTCCAGCACCTGCTGGTCGGGGTCGACCGCGCCGCCGCCGTTGGTGTAGCGCGCGCTGCCGGGGCTGCCGTAGCCGGCGATGAAATCGCCCAGGCGCTGCGGCGCATCGCCGGTGAACAGCGCATAGGTCGGCGCGGTGCCGCCCATCACGTTGAAGCGGTCGGCGATGGTCCAGTCGCCGACCTGCCAGTTCAGTTCGCCGCCGAACACGTCGATGTTGACCCCGCGGCCGTCGGCCAGGTCGCGTCGCACGGTCTGGCCGTTCGGCCCGACCGGCAGGCTCACGTGGCGGAAGTCGTTGCTGAGCAGGGTGCCGCTCTGCGCATCCAGGCCGGGGAAGCTGGACAGGTCGCCGCCGTTGTTGCGCGACAGCAGCGGGATCGCGGTGTAGAAGGCGTTGTTGTCGTCGGTGTGGCGCGCGTAGAACGACAGCTCGCCGCTGTCCCAGCGCTTGCTCAGCGTGGCGCTGAACTGGCCGCCCTTGTCGGCGGAGAACTGCGGGTCGCGCACGCCGTCGGTCTCGCGGAAGAAGCCGCCGATGCTGTAGTACCAGCCGTTGCCCATCGGCCCGCTGTTGAACAGGTCGATGCGGCGCAGGGCGTCGCTGCCGCCGGTCAGGCGCACGCTGCCTTCCGGCTCGTCCTGGCCCTTCTTCTGGATGAAGTTGGCGGTGATGCCGGCCTGGCCGTTGGAGAAGATCGGGCTGGAACCGCCGCGCAGCACTTCCAGGCGCTCGACGGTGTCGTCGGTGCGGAACAGCGTGGAGTTCTCCAGGAACGACAGCGTCGGCGGCGGGAACAGCGGCGCGCCGTCGAGCTGGAAGGTGACGAACGGCGCGTCGCCTTCGGAGGGCATGCCGCGCACGAAGATGTTGGCGCCGGTGCCGCCGCCGCTGGGCTCGGCCCACACGCCGGGCACGATCTTCAGCAGGTCGGCGCTGCTCTGCGGCACCGCCTGCTGGATCTGTTCGGGGGTGGCGGTGGTGATCGAGAAGCTGGCGTCGCGCTTGCGCAGGCCCTTGAAGCGCGCGGTGCCGCTGACCACCACGGTGTCCAGGGTGGTGGCGTCGGGTTGCGCGGCGGGCGCGGCCGGCGTATCGGTGGTCTGCTGCGCCCAGGCCGGCGGCGCGAGCAGGACGGCGGCGACGGACAGCGGCAGCAGGCGGCGGTGCAATGCGGGTTTCATGAAGAATCTCTCCTTTCTTCATCCGGAACGGTGTGCCGGCGCTCGCGATCCGCTCGTGCGCTGCACGCGACGCGGGAGCGGCCGGCACGGCGCGAGCGGGGGCTGCGCGCCGCGCCCTTTGTAACGCCGTTGCCCGGCCAGGCCGTTGTGCAGCGCGGTAAACGCGCCGAATGCGTGATGGGCTGCGCGATGGGGGCGATGCCGGGTGGGGCGCCGCGCGGCGCGCCCCAGGTGTGCGGGACGGCCGCGCGTGGCCCCGGTCCGCCGGTCCCGGTCCGCCTGGCGCCGCCGCTGGCGCACGGCGCCGCCGCCGCACGTTCGGCGTCGCGCCGGCCGGCGGTCGTGTTCCCGCGTTCCGGTGCCGCCCCAAAAAAACAGGCCGCCCGAAGGCGGCCTGCACTGGCGCGGGGGAGAGGAGACCGCGTCAGAAGAACAGGCGCACGCCGAACGAGGCGTTGCGGCCGGGCAGCATCACGTCGTCCTTCAGGAACGAGGTGTGCACGCGCGCGTCCTGGTCGGTGAGGTTGTTGCCGTCCAGGAACAATTCCCACGCGGTGGCGCCGGCGTCGACGTGGTAGGCCAGGTGCGCATCGACCAGGGTGTAGCCGTCGGTCGGGGTCTCGTCGACCGCCACCTTGTCCTGCTTCTGGTAGCGGGTGGCGCCGAGCGAGGCGCGCCAGTTGTTGGCGTCCCAGCGCAGCTGCGCGCCATAGCGCGCCGGCGCGATGCGCGGCAGGTTGCCGCCGTCCTTCAGCCGCGCGCGCACGGTATCGCCGAACACGCGCAGGTCCCACGCGCCGCTGTCGTCGTCGGCCAGGTGGAAGGTGGCCTCGCCCTCGAAGCCATGGAACACCGCGTCGGCCTGGGTCCACTGGCGGATCGGCAGGAAGTCGTTGTCCTCCTCGTGGAACCACTGCTCGCCGGTGTCGACGATGTAGATGAAGTCGTCGTAGCGGTTGTAGTAGGCCGAGACCTTGGCATCCACCCAGTCGTTCTTGAAGTTCAGCCCCAGCTCGGCCTGGTTGGCCTTCTCGGTCTTGAGGTCGGCGTTGCCGATCTCGTAGGCGAGGGTGGCGATGTGCGGGCCGTCGGCGAACAGTTCCTCCTCGGCCGGCGCGCGCTCGGCGTGGTCGAGGTTGGCGGTCAGGCGCCACTGCTCGTTGAAGCGGAAGCTGCCGCTGAGCGAGACGCTCTTCGGGGTGAAGTCGCGGTCCACGCCGATGTCGGTTTCGTACTTGGTCTTGTCCACGCGCGCGCCGATCTCGGCGCCGACCCGCTCCCAATTGTTGCGCGCCACGGCGAACACGCCGATGGCGCGGGTGTCGGTCTTCGGCACGAACGCCTCTTCGCCGATCGCCTGGAAGGTGCTGTCGCTGCCCTGCACGCCGAACGCGGTCTGCCAGCCGCCGCCGAAGGTGAAGGACGCCTCGACGCGGCCTTCGTTGGCGCGCTTGTCGAACACCGTGCCCACTTCCTCGCCCTCGAACTCGGTGTGGGTGTAGCTGGTGTGGCCGAAGCTGTAGCGCAGCGCGCTGCCGTCGCCCCACGGATCGGTCAGCCCGCCCTTGAGCTCGTAGCGGTCCTGGTGCAGCTTCAGCGACACGCCGCGCTCGCCGGCGGCCAGGTCGCCGGGCTCGCCCGGGTTGCCGTAGGTGTCGCGGAAGCGCGAGGCCGACACGCCGACGAAGCCCCAGTCGCCGGCCAGCGAGGCGCCGATCGAGCCGACCTTGGAATCGAGGAAGGAATTGGCCTGGCGTCCCTGCGGCGTGTCGTAGTCGTTCTGGTTGCGGTACACGCCGTCGGCGTGGATCGACAGGCCGCTGCCGTTGCCGGCGTCGATGCGGAACATGTCGGTGTTGCCGTCCTTGTCGCCGCCGTCCAGGCGCACTTCGGCGCGGCCGTGCACGCCGTCCACCGGGGTCTCGGCGATGCGCCCGTCGACCACGTTGACCACGCCGCCGATCGCGCCGGAGCCGTACAGCAGCGTGGACGGGCCCTTCAGCACTTCGATCTGGTCGGCCAGGAACGATTCCACCGCCGGCGAATGGTCCTGGCTGACCGTGGACACGTCCTGGGTCGCCAGGCCGTCGCTGAGCACCGCCACGCGCGGGCCGTCCAGGCCGCGGATGATCGGCCGGCCGACGCCGGGGCCGAAGTTGGAA
The Xanthomonas sp. AM6 DNA segment above includes these coding regions:
- a CDS encoding TonB-dependent receptor, which encodes MKPALHRRLLPLSVAAVLLAPPAWAQQTTDTPAAPAAQPDATTLDTVVVSGTARFKGLRKRDASFSITTATPEQIQQAVPQSSADLLKIVPGVWAEPSGGGTGANIFVRGMPSEGDAPFVTFQLDGAPLFPPPTLSFLENSTLFRTDDTVERLEVLRGGSSPIFSNGQAGITANFIQKKGQDEPEGSVRLTGGSDALRRIDLFNSGPMGNGWYYSIGGFFRETDGVRDPQFSADKGGQFSATLSKRWDSGELSFYARHTDDNNAFYTAIPLLSRNNGGDLSSFPGLDAQSGTLLSNDFRHVSLPVGPNGQTVRRDLADGRGVNIDVFGGELNWQVGDWTIADRFNVMGGTAPTYALFTGDAPQRLGDFIAGYGSPGSARYTNGGGAVDPDQQVLEAGWWSVDKRLNSFTNDLRLSRELFAGNTLTIGSYYAKYSSNDTWYLGNTMLLTAQNHARRIDVDLADGRQPTREGFTSTAFFALRAHYDGENTAVFVADEWELDERLRLDLGVRYERQSVTGTVHDTATVDLDGNPATLYDNATSISLPSARRIDQDDDAVSWTAGLNFKLDEHNSLFARVNSGVKFPGFDNLRDGQTKVQEVDQYELGLKSGASAYDLYLTAFYNTFKNSPFQAFLSNGSNFTTVGDSRAYGLEVEGAIRPFGGFELAGTGVWLDAKYRNYREFTDNQVMRQPKRQFRLTPSYYWTLPVGDLRVFATYSYIGERYADLANSQRLPSYDMVDVGASLHTGEHWEFTASGSNVTNELGLTEGNVRVPGAATGGVFMGRPIAGRQYQVSVAYRW
- a CDS encoding TonB-dependent receptor; translation: MSSSRSRSLRRTALSLALGSLLAPALALAADAPATGADATPPPSDSRHADGHTHDRHVKDLDAVVVTASPLRDVVGDLSQPVEVLAGERLDENRGASIGETVASLPGVQSSNFGPGVGRPIIRGLDGPRVAVLSDGLATQDVSTVSQDHSPAVESFLADQIEVLKGPSTLLYGSGAIGGVVNVVDGRIAETPVDGVHGRAEVRLDGGDKDGNTDMFRIDAGNGSGLSIHADGVYRNQNDYDTPQGRQANSFLDSKVGSIGASLAGDWGFVGVSASRFRDTYGNPGEPGDLAAGERGVSLKLHQDRYELKGGLTDPWGDGSALRYSFGHTSYTHTEFEGEEVGTVFDKRANEGRVEASFTFGGGWQTAFGVQGSDSTFQAIGEEAFVPKTDTRAIGVFAVARNNWERVGAEIGARVDKTKYETDIGVDRDFTPKSVSLSGSFRFNEQWRLTANLDHAERAPAEEELFADGPHIATLAYEIGNADLKTEKANQAELGLNFKNDWVDAKVSAYYNRYDDFIYIVDTGEQWFHEEDNDFLPIRQWTQADAVFHGFEGEATFHLADDDSGAWDLRVFGDTVRARLKDGGNLPRIAPARYGAQLRWDANNWRASLGATRYQKQDKVAVDETPTDGYTLVDAHLAYHVDAGATAWELFLDGNNLTDQDARVHTSFLKDDVMLPGRNASFGVRLFF